Proteins from a single region of Bradyrhizobium diazoefficiens:
- the lpxK gene encoding tetraacyldisaccharide 4'-kinase: MREPAFWYRPRSPKSHLLSPLGALYGAIAARRMAGRGFDAGIPVLCVGNYHVGGAGKTPTVLALTKLLRELGETPVVLSRGYGGRLKGPVMADRDRHTAADVGDEPLMMARDVLVAVARDRLDGVALAKSQGATVILMDDGFQNPRLLKDAALIVIDSERGLGNAKVFPAGPLRAPLKAQLARTDALVLIGDGHAADGVAAEISARGKPVLRARLKPDAASVARLQGKPVFAFAGIGDPERFFRSLRACGIEVARTRPFADHHMFSQPELAALAADAQREQLTLLTTEKDLARLRGREGVPDGIVPFAVQLEFDDPAKLRQLISDHLYRARERRFGRR, translated from the coding sequence ATGCGTGAGCCGGCCTTCTGGTACCGGCCGCGTTCCCCGAAGTCGCATCTCCTCAGCCCATTGGGCGCGCTCTATGGCGCCATCGCCGCGCGCCGCATGGCGGGCAGGGGTTTTGACGCTGGCATTCCCGTGCTCTGCGTCGGCAACTACCATGTCGGCGGCGCCGGCAAGACGCCGACCGTGCTGGCGCTGACGAAGCTCTTGCGCGAGCTCGGCGAGACGCCGGTGGTGCTCAGCCGCGGCTATGGCGGCCGGCTGAAGGGCCCGGTGATGGCCGATCGCGACCGCCACACAGCCGCAGATGTCGGCGACGAGCCGCTGATGATGGCGCGCGACGTGCTCGTCGCCGTCGCGCGCGATCGCCTCGACGGCGTTGCGCTGGCGAAGTCGCAAGGCGCCACTGTGATCCTGATGGATGACGGCTTCCAGAATCCGCGTCTGTTGAAGGATGCCGCGCTGATCGTGATCGACAGCGAGCGCGGTCTTGGCAACGCCAAGGTGTTTCCGGCCGGCCCCCTGCGCGCACCGCTGAAGGCGCAGCTCGCCCGTACCGACGCGCTGGTGCTGATCGGCGACGGCCATGCCGCCGACGGCGTGGCCGCAGAGATTTCCGCACGCGGCAAGCCGGTGTTGCGCGCGCGGCTGAAGCCGGATGCGGCGTCGGTGGCAAGGCTGCAGGGCAAGCCGGTCTTCGCGTTTGCCGGCATCGGCGATCCCGAGCGATTTTTCCGCTCGTTGCGCGCCTGCGGCATCGAAGTCGCTCGCACGCGGCCCTTCGCCGACCACCACATGTTCTCGCAGCCCGAGCTCGCCGCGCTTGCGGCCGATGCGCAGCGCGAGCAGCTCACGCTCCTCACGACGGAAAAGGATCTCGCGCGCCTGCGCGGCCGCGAGGGCGTGCCCGATGGCATCGTGCCGTTCGCGGTCCAGCTCGAGTTCGATGATCCGGCGAAACTGCGGCAGCTGATCAGCGATCATCTCTACAGGGCGCGCGAGCGAAGATTCGGCCGGCGATGA
- a CDS encoding 3-deoxy-D-manno-octulosonic acid transferase, protein MRNSAVRVLRMASSLPNSLPKSLPMTLRMYRRLAAGLVPLAPALIKRRLKQGKEDPARVGERRGLSRDVRPHGPLVWIHGASVGEVLAAAALIERLRDLNLRILLTSGTVTSAAVVAKRFAPDVIHQYVPYDSPRYVARFLDHWKPSLALFIESDLWPNLILAGAARRLPMVLINGRMSPRSFPRWRRLQGTISALLSRFDICLAQSRTDAERFSTLGSRDVLTTGNLKLDVPAPPADPAKLERLMAMTRGRPIIVAASTHPGEDEMLVAAHRSLVGIFPQLLTVIVPRHPDRGSSISGMISASGLKPALRSRDELPAATTDVYVADTMGELGLFYRLSPIVFMGGSLIRHGGQNPIEAIKLGAAIVHGPHVFNFADVYEALDRRGGARQADTQELLVRQLGQLLADPAVRDKMQQAGHGVVEELGGALDRTMTALEPYLMQLRIEMGAANA, encoded by the coding sequence ATGCGCAACTCGGCCGTCCGGGTCCTCAGGATGGCTAGCTCGCTGCCCAATTCGCTGCCCAAGTCCCTGCCAATGACGCTGCGCATGTATCGGCGGCTGGCCGCGGGCCTGGTGCCGCTCGCGCCCGCGCTGATCAAGCGCCGGCTGAAGCAGGGCAAGGAAGATCCCGCGCGGGTCGGCGAACGGCGGGGCCTCAGCCGGGATGTGCGACCGCACGGCCCGCTGGTCTGGATTCACGGCGCCAGCGTCGGCGAGGTCCTGGCCGCAGCCGCGCTGATCGAGCGGCTGCGCGATCTGAATTTGCGCATCCTGCTCACCTCAGGCACCGTCACTTCGGCCGCCGTCGTCGCAAAGCGCTTTGCGCCCGACGTCATCCACCAATACGTGCCGTATGATTCCCCGCGTTACGTCGCGCGCTTCCTCGACCATTGGAAGCCATCGCTGGCGCTGTTCATCGAATCCGACCTCTGGCCGAACCTGATCCTGGCGGGCGCGGCGCGCCGCCTGCCGATGGTGCTGATCAACGGGCGGATGTCGCCGCGGTCCTTTCCGCGCTGGCGGCGATTGCAAGGCACCATCTCGGCGCTACTGTCGCGCTTCGACATTTGTCTGGCGCAGTCCAGGACCGATGCCGAGCGCTTCTCCACGCTCGGCAGCCGCGACGTCCTCACCACGGGCAATCTCAAGCTCGACGTGCCGGCGCCGCCCGCCGATCCCGCCAAGCTCGAACGGCTGATGGCGATGACGCGGGGGCGCCCGATCATCGTCGCGGCCTCGACCCATCCGGGCGAGGACGAGATGCTGGTCGCGGCCCATCGCAGCCTCGTCGGCATCTTCCCGCAACTGCTGACCGTGATCGTGCCGCGGCACCCTGATCGCGGCTCGTCGATATCGGGGATGATCTCGGCGTCGGGCCTGAAGCCGGCTTTGCGCTCGCGCGACGAACTGCCGGCGGCCACGACCGACGTCTACGTCGCCGACACCATGGGCGAGCTCGGCCTGTTCTACCGCCTCTCGCCAATCGTGTTCATGGGCGGATCGCTGATCCGCCATGGCGGCCAGAATCCGATAGAGGCGATCAAGCTCGGTGCGGCCATCGTCCATGGGCCGCACGTCTTCAATTTCGCCGATGTCTACGAGGCGCTTGATCGCCGCGGCGGCGCGCGCCAGGCCGATACGCAGGAGTTGCTGGTCAGGCAGCTCGGCCAGTTGCTCGCCGATCCCGCCGTGCGTGACAAGATGCAGCAGGCAGGCCATGGCGTGGTCGAAGAGCTCGGCGGTGCGCTCGATCGCACCATGACGGCGCTCGAGCCCTATCTGATGCAATTGCGGATCGAGATGGGAGCCGCCAATGCGTGA
- a CDS encoding lysophospholipid acyltransferase family protein, with amino-acid sequence MKKLLRNTLRSSFVQRAVGVLAAEYLRLVWRTNAFTFDPPDVYDIVEPQIPAIFAFWHGQHFLTPFIKSKHSYRAKVLISRHRDGEFNAIAVERLGIGLIRGSGDHGSAFHRKGGVGAFKEMVRTLQDGCNVALTADVPKRARVAGLGIIMLARESGRPIMPFAMATSRFIRLKNWDRTTINLPFGRGALVGIKEIHVPSDADAALMETLRQELEDTLNEATRRAYAQLGRPGPQDG; translated from the coding sequence TTGAAAAAACTGCTTCGCAATACGCTGCGAAGCAGCTTTGTTCAGCGTGCCGTCGGGGTCCTGGCGGCCGAATATCTGCGTCTGGTCTGGCGGACCAACGCATTCACGTTCGATCCGCCCGACGTCTATGACATCGTCGAACCGCAGATCCCGGCGATCTTCGCGTTCTGGCACGGCCAGCATTTCCTCACCCCGTTCATCAAGAGCAAGCACTCCTACCGGGCCAAGGTCCTGATCTCCCGGCACCGCGACGGCGAGTTCAACGCCATCGCGGTGGAGCGGCTCGGCATCGGCCTTATCAGAGGTTCCGGCGATCACGGCAGCGCTTTCCACCGCAAAGGCGGCGTCGGTGCCTTCAAGGAGATGGTGCGAACGCTCCAGGACGGTTGTAATGTCGCGCTGACCGCCGATGTCCCCAAACGCGCCCGCGTGGCAGGCCTCGGCATCATCATGCTGGCACGGGAATCGGGGCGGCCGATCATGCCTTTCGCGATGGCGACCAGTCGCTTCATCCGGCTCAAGAATTGGGACCGCACCACCATCAACCTGCCGTTCGGGCGGGGTGCTCTGGTCGGCATCAAGGAAATCCACGTGCCATCGGATGCCGATGCGGCCTTGATGGAAACGCTGCGGCAGGAGCTGGAAGACACGTTGAACGAAGCCACCCGCCGCGCCTATGCGCAACTCGGCCGTCCGGGTCCTCAGGATGGCTAG
- a CDS encoding DUF4170 domain-containing protein, whose translation MPDSAPQQLLHLVIGGELVGLEHNTFKNLDDVEIVGLYPNYATAHAAWRAKAQSTVDNAQMRYFIVHLHRLLDPNQETKAR comes from the coding sequence ATGCCAGATAGTGCCCCGCAACAACTGCTTCATCTCGTCATCGGCGGTGAGCTCGTCGGTCTCGAGCACAACACCTTCAAGAACCTCGACGACGTCGAGATCGTCGGCCTCTATCCGAACTATGCCACCGCCCACGCCGCCTGGCGCGCCAAGGCGCAGAGCACGGTCGACAATGCGCAGATGCGCTATTTCATCGTCCATCTCCACCGGCTGCTCGATCCCAATCAAGAAACGAAGGCGCGTTGA
- a CDS encoding 3'(2'),5'-bisphosphate nucleotidase CysQ: protein MADADFSDATILTRDAALLQDTVREAGALAQSMFRTELKKWIKGASSPVSEADIAVNDLLEARLRGTTPDYGWLSEESADDSTRLSRRLTWVVDPIDGTRNYLGGHDEWCVSVALVEDASPVLAAVFAPSSDEFFFAARGQGTTLNDKPVQATSGSELDFARVAGPKPLVERLKPSLGDIKLHRRIGSLALRLCRVAHGGLDAAFAGGNSHDWDLAAADLIVQEADGRMSDLSGDPILYNRREVTHGVLVAAGRDRHASIVAHFRNRPLP, encoded by the coding sequence TTGGCGGACGCTGACTTTTCCGACGCAACGATCCTGACGCGCGATGCAGCGCTGCTGCAGGACACGGTCCGCGAGGCGGGTGCGCTGGCGCAGTCGATGTTCCGCACCGAGCTGAAGAAGTGGATCAAGGGCGCGTCCTCGCCGGTCTCCGAAGCCGACATCGCCGTCAACGATCTGCTGGAAGCGCGCCTGCGCGGCACCACGCCGGATTATGGCTGGCTGTCGGAGGAGAGCGCCGACGATTCCACGCGGCTGTCGCGGCGGCTGACCTGGGTGGTCGATCCCATCGACGGCACCCGCAACTACCTGGGCGGCCATGACGAATGGTGCGTCAGCGTGGCGCTGGTCGAGGATGCCTCGCCGGTGCTCGCCGCAGTCTTCGCGCCGAGCAGCGACGAGTTCTTCTTCGCGGCGCGAGGGCAGGGCACCACGTTGAACGACAAGCCCGTGCAGGCGACATCCGGATCCGAACTCGACTTCGCGCGTGTCGCAGGTCCCAAGCCTCTGGTCGAGCGCCTGAAGCCCTCACTTGGCGACATCAAGCTGCATCGGCGAATCGGTTCGCTCGCGCTCCGGCTCTGCCGGGTCGCTCATGGCGGGCTGGATGCGGCTTTTGCTGGGGGCAATAGCCATGATTGGGACCTTGCGGCGGCCGATTTGATCGTGCAGGAAGCGGATGGTAGGATGAGCGACCTCTCCGGAGATCCCATCCTTTATAATCGTCGGGAAGTGACGCACGGGGTGCTGGTGGCAGCGGGACGCGATCGTCATGCGAGCATTGTCGCGCATTTTCGAAATCGTCCCTTGCCCTGA
- a CDS encoding TldD/PmbA family protein, translating to MNSSPSASPTLSPKTNRDLFDQSALSDLAQRLVEAAKRAGADAADAVAVRGISQGVEVRDGRVEESERSEGDDVGLRVLVGQRQAVVSTNDVSGDAVTKLAERAVAMARVAPDDKYVGLADPALLARDFPDLDLLDPNVPATSELERRALVAEAAALAVKGVSKSGGASASAGIGGMVLVTSTGFHGSYLRSSQGISATAIAGEGTGMERDYDFTSAPHGADLLSPETVGRSAGERTVARYNPRKVETCKVPVVFDPRVAGSLVGHLVGAINGASIARKTSFLKDKLGQQLFAKNIRIIDDPLRKRGLRSQTFDAEGVAVKTIALVDEGVLTTWLLDCATARELGLTTTGHAHRGVSSSPSPGPYNLHLEPGTLSPAELIADISQGFYVTDLIGSGVNGVTGDYSRGASGFWIENGELTYPVSEVTIAGHLFEIFKSMQPANNLEFRYGINAPTVRIEGLTLGGR from the coding sequence GTGAACTCTTCACCATCCGCAAGCCCGACGCTTTCGCCCAAAACCAATCGCGACCTGTTTGATCAGTCCGCACTGTCGGATCTTGCGCAGCGTCTGGTCGAGGCGGCGAAGCGCGCCGGTGCGGATGCAGCCGATGCGGTTGCGGTGCGCGGTATCTCGCAAGGCGTCGAGGTGCGCGACGGCCGCGTCGAGGAATCCGAGCGGTCAGAAGGCGACGATGTCGGCCTGCGCGTGCTGGTCGGCCAGCGCCAGGCGGTGGTTTCGACCAACGACGTCAGCGGCGATGCGGTGACCAAGCTTGCCGAACGCGCAGTCGCGATGGCGCGCGTGGCTCCCGACGACAAATATGTTGGGCTAGCCGATCCCGCGCTGCTCGCGCGCGATTTTCCCGATCTCGATCTGCTCGACCCTAACGTGCCCGCGACCTCAGAGCTCGAGCGCCGTGCGTTGGTGGCCGAGGCCGCCGCACTGGCCGTGAAGGGCGTATCGAAATCCGGCGGCGCGTCGGCCTCTGCCGGCATCGGCGGCATGGTGCTCGTCACCTCTACCGGCTTCCACGGTTCCTACTTGCGCTCCAGCCAGGGTATCTCGGCGACCGCGATAGCAGGTGAGGGCACCGGCATGGAGCGCGATTACGACTTCACCTCGGCGCCGCACGGTGCCGATCTGTTGTCACCGGAAACCGTCGGCCGCTCCGCCGGCGAGCGCACGGTGGCGCGCTACAATCCGCGCAAGGTCGAGACCTGCAAGGTCCCCGTCGTGTTCGATCCGCGCGTCGCGGGCTCGCTGGTCGGCCATCTCGTCGGCGCCATCAACGGCGCCTCAATCGCACGCAAGACCAGCTTCCTCAAGGACAAGCTTGGCCAGCAGCTGTTTGCCAAGAACATCCGCATCATCGACGATCCCCTGCGCAAACGCGGCTTGCGCTCGCAAACCTTCGACGCCGAGGGCGTCGCGGTGAAGACGATCGCGCTGGTCGACGAGGGCGTGCTGACGACTTGGCTCTTGGACTGCGCCACCGCGCGCGAGCTCGGCCTCACCACCACCGGCCACGCCCATCGCGGCGTCTCGTCCTCGCCTTCGCCGGGACCGTACAATCTGCATCTGGAGCCCGGCACACTGAGCCCGGCCGAACTGATCGCCGACATCAGCCAAGGTTTCTACGTCACCGATCTGATCGGCTCCGGTGTCAACGGCGTCACCGGCGATTACAGCCGCGGTGCCTCCGGCTTCTGGATCGAGAACGGCGAGCTCACCTATCCCGTGAGCGAGGTGACGATCGCAGGCCATCTATTCGAGATCTTCAAGTCGATGCAGCCGGCGAACAATCTCGAGTTCCGCTACGGCATCAATGCGCCGACCGTGCGCATCGAGGGACTGACGCTTGGCGGACGCTGA
- a CDS encoding DUF6101 family protein, whose protein sequence is MRRQTATCGANPAGSSRSLRLDPLSLPVRFDAHDPRADGYTRQIELHRERVVLRRAVSGMQMAINVRVSDFTGVALRGNDEAQTLVLVHRDPSLSVPLLVSADGDELTQAWAIWSEIFALPQLDEGAREPAARRRRANAIRTRRPKFLMRRRTAMARELPVHREEREIIARN, encoded by the coding sequence GTGAGGCGTCAAACAGCAACATGCGGGGCCAACCCCGCCGGGTCGAGCCGCTCCTTGCGGCTCGACCCTCTTTCCCTTCCGGTCCGCTTCGATGCGCATGATCCGCGCGCCGACGGCTACACCAGGCAGATCGAGCTTCATCGCGAACGCGTCGTGCTGCGTCGTGCCGTCAGCGGCATGCAGATGGCGATCAACGTGCGCGTCAGTGACTTCACCGGCGTTGCGCTGCGCGGCAACGACGAGGCGCAGACCCTCGTCCTGGTCCATCGCGATCCCTCGCTCTCTGTTCCGCTGCTGGTCAGCGCCGATGGCGACGAACTCACGCAAGCCTGGGCGATCTGGAGCGAGATCTTTGCCCTGCCGCAGCTCGACGAAGGCGCGCGCGAGCCGGCAGCCCGCCGTCGCCGCGCCAATGCGATCCGCACCCGCCGTCCGAAATTCCTGATGCGCCGCCGCACCGCCATGGCACGCGAGCTGCCGGTTCATCGCGAAGAACGCGAGATTATCGCAAGGAACTGA
- the ubiA gene encoding 4-hydroxybenzoate octaprenyltransferase, whose protein sequence is MNDTSARVADSTGNWVDTLAPQWARPYLRLSRFDRPIGSWLLLMPCWWSAALAAGMAHDVRRLPLTIVLFFIGAFVMRGAGCTWNDITDRDLDDKVERTRSRPLPSGQVTTKQALAFMVAQALIGLVVLLRFNRFAVLTGIASLLIVAVYPFMKRITWWPQIVLGLAFSWGALMGFAVTFGRIDVTALVLYAGAISWVIGYDTIYAHQDAEDDALIGIKSTARLFGAHTHQALILFYGLSVMLIGVALLSGDARWPAWIGLAAFAAHLAWQIIRLRIADPDLCRRLFYSNKYAGSLLFAGLLVDAVMRSA, encoded by the coding sequence ATGAACGACACATCAGCCCGTGTTGCCGACTCCACGGGCAACTGGGTCGATACGCTCGCGCCGCAATGGGCGCGGCCCTATTTGCGATTATCCCGCTTCGATCGTCCGATCGGCTCCTGGCTGCTGTTGATGCCGTGCTGGTGGTCGGCGGCGCTGGCCGCCGGCATGGCGCACGACGTCCGCCGCCTGCCGCTCACCATCGTGCTGTTCTTCATCGGCGCCTTCGTGATGCGCGGCGCCGGCTGCACCTGGAACGACATCACCGACCGCGACCTCGACGACAAGGTCGAGCGCACCCGCTCGCGGCCGCTGCCCTCCGGGCAGGTGACCACGAAGCAGGCGCTCGCCTTTATGGTCGCGCAAGCCCTGATCGGGCTCGTGGTGCTGTTGCGGTTCAACCGCTTCGCGGTCCTGACCGGCATCGCCTCGCTTCTGATCGTCGCGGTCTATCCCTTCATGAAGCGCATCACCTGGTGGCCGCAGATCGTGCTCGGGCTGGCATTCTCCTGGGGCGCCCTGATGGGATTCGCCGTCACCTTCGGACGCATCGACGTCACCGCGCTGGTGCTCTATGCCGGCGCGATTTCGTGGGTGATCGGTTACGACACCATCTATGCGCATCAGGACGCCGAGGACGACGCCCTGATCGGCATCAAGTCCACCGCGCGCCTGTTCGGCGCACATACGCACCAGGCACTGATCCTGTTCTACGGGTTATCGGTGATGCTGATCGGTGTCGCACTCTTGTCAGGCGATGCGCGCTGGCCGGCGTGGATCGGCCTTGCCGCCTTCGCTGCGCATCTGGCGTGGCAGATCATTCGCTTGCGAATTGCCGATCCGGACCTGTGCAGGCGCTTGTTCTACTCGAACAAGTATGCAGGCTCGTTGCTGTTTGCGGGATTGCTGGTCGATGCGGTGATGCGATCTGCGTAG
- a CDS encoding 16S rRNA (uracil(1498)-N(3))-methyltransferase: MPSHDFRAPRLFVDAPLARDARVPLDRDQSNYLGNVLRLAAGAEVLVFNGRDGEWQAAIEGRKRPDNLIILQQIRLQDRLPDLAYVFAPLKHARLDYMVQKAVEMGVAALQPVLSRFTQASRVNTERMRANVVEAAEQCGILSLATVAEPIPLERFLGQRPVERLLIFCDEAAEVENPVQSLQGARDAGQGIDVLIGPEGGFAEEERALLLRQPKTLRLALGPRIMRADTAAVAALALVQAVLGDWRGAAG, encoded by the coding sequence ATGCCCTCCCACGATTTTCGCGCCCCCCGCCTGTTCGTCGATGCCCCCCTGGCCCGGGACGCCAGGGTCCCGCTCGACCGCGACCAGAGCAATTATCTCGGTAATGTGCTGCGGTTAGCCGCCGGGGCCGAGGTTTTGGTCTTCAACGGCCGCGACGGGGAGTGGCAGGCCGCCATCGAAGGCCGCAAGCGGCCCGACAATCTGATCATCCTCCAGCAGATCCGCCTGCAGGACCGGCTGCCCGACCTTGCTTATGTCTTCGCCCCGCTCAAGCATGCCCGGCTGGACTACATGGTGCAGAAGGCCGTCGAGATGGGGGTTGCCGCGCTGCAACCGGTCCTGAGCCGGTTCACCCAGGCCTCCCGAGTCAATACCGAGCGGATGCGGGCCAACGTCGTCGAGGCCGCCGAGCAATGCGGGATTTTGAGTCTCGCCACTGTTGCCGAGCCGATCCCGCTGGAGCGCTTCCTCGGCCAACGCCCGGTCGAGCGCCTGCTGATCTTCTGCGATGAGGCGGCGGAGGTGGAAAACCCCGTGCAGAGCCTGCAAGGCGCTCGCGACGCCGGACAAGGTATCGACGTACTGATCGGTCCCGAGGGCGGCTTCGCCGAGGAAGAGCGGGCGCTCCTCCTGCGCCAGCCGAAAACCCTGCGGCTGGCCCTCGGCCCCAGGATCATGCGGGCCGACACCGCCGCGGTGGCGGCGCTGGCGCTGGTGCAGGCGGTGCTGGGCGATTGGCGCGGAGCTGCGGGCTAG
- a CDS encoding ATP phosphoribosyltransferase regulatory subunit: protein MTTTAISNTAGSAAWADTLLLSFAQAGYVRAEPPILQPAEPFLDLSGEDIRKSLYLTTDLSGEELCLRPDLTIPVARDYLSSSRAGQPAGFSYLGPVFRYRSGQASEFLQAGIESFGRQDRAAADAEMLALALEATSAFGVRDVEIRTGDVALFNALLDALDLYPVWRRRLVKDFNRKISLEQDLERLAAAATATRSEYEGVLAALAGSDRKAALAFVTDLMSIAGTTNVGGRTTAEIADRFLEQSTLKGGALPREAIAVLKRFLSISGNPDDAIAALRALTTDAKLDLAAAIDQFESRIGFMAARGIDVKNTRFSTAFGRGLDYYTGFEFELHHGGNGAEPLVAGGRYDGLMTQLGSAAPIPAVGFSVWVDALTRIGRKVGA from the coding sequence ATGACCACGACCGCCATCTCAAATACTGCCGGTTCCGCCGCCTGGGCGGATACGCTGCTGTTGTCCTTTGCGCAGGCGGGTTATGTCAGGGCCGAGCCGCCTATCCTGCAACCAGCCGAGCCGTTCCTGGATCTGTCCGGTGAGGACATCCGCAAGAGCCTGTACCTGACAACAGACCTGTCCGGTGAGGAGCTCTGCCTGCGTCCGGACCTGACGATTCCCGTGGCGCGCGACTATCTCTCCTCTTCCCGCGCCGGTCAGCCGGCCGGGTTCAGCTATCTGGGCCCCGTGTTCCGCTACCGCAGCGGGCAGGCCAGTGAATTCCTCCAGGCCGGCATCGAATCGTTCGGCCGCCAGGACCGCGCGGCCGCCGATGCCGAGATGTTGGCGCTGGCACTGGAGGCGACGAGCGCCTTCGGCGTCCGCGACGTCGAGATCCGCACCGGCGACGTGGCGCTGTTCAACGCGCTGCTCGACGCACTCGACCTTTACCCGGTCTGGCGCCGCCGCCTGGTCAAGGATTTCAACCGCAAGATCAGCCTGGAGCAGGATCTAGAGCGGCTGGCGGCTGCGGCCACGGCGACCCGCAGTGAATACGAGGGTGTGCTGGCCGCGCTCGCCGGCTCGGACCGCAAGGCGGCGCTGGCTTTCGTCACCGATCTGATGTCGATCGCCGGCACCACCAATGTTGGCGGTCGCACCACGGCCGAGATCGCCGACCGCTTCCTCGAGCAGTCGACGCTCAAGGGCGGCGCACTGCCGCGCGAAGCGATCGCCGTACTCAAGCGTTTCCTGTCGATATCCGGCAATCCGGATGATGCCATCGCTGCGCTCCGCGCGCTCACCACTGACGCAAAGCTCGACCTGGCCGCTGCGATCGACCAGTTCGAAAGCCGGATCGGCTTCATGGCGGCACGCGGCATCGACGTGAAGAACACGCGCTTCTCGACCGCATTCGGCCGCGGGCTCGACTATTACACCGGCTTCGAATTTGAGCTGCATCACGGGGGCAACGGCGCCGAGCCGCTGGTCGCCGGCGGCCGCTATGATGGGCTGATGACCCAGCTCGGATCTGCCGCACCGATCCCGGCGGTCGGCTTCTCAGTCTGGGTCGACGCGCTGACCCGGATCGGGCGCAAGGTGGGAGCGTAA
- the hisG gene encoding ATP phosphoribosyltransferase: protein MSAPFVLAVPSKGRLQENTEAFFARAGLKLSKAGGARDYRGTLAGLDNVEVAYLSASEIAAQLARGFAHLGVTGEDLVRENIADADKQVSLIDGLGFGYADVVVAVPQAWIDVRTMADLDDVTTGFREQHHMRMRVATKFINLTRAFFQIHGITDYRIIESAGATEGAPAAGSAELIVDITTTGATLAANGLRVLDDGVILRSQANLVASKQADWSPQARETARVILDQIAARARANKNREVRTRFRQCDATLLDEAHERFGVEAPFGGPTSSGMLTLHCPPGQLYALASFLRAHGAETVSVVSLDYVFDRENPLFAKLEAFLRQ, encoded by the coding sequence ATGAGCGCGCCATTCGTTCTGGCCGTTCCCTCCAAGGGCCGCCTTCAGGAAAACACCGAGGCCTTCTTCGCCCGTGCAGGGCTGAAACTATCGAAGGCCGGCGGCGCCCGCGACTATCGCGGCACGCTTGCAGGCCTCGACAATGTCGAGGTTGCCTATCTCTCGGCGAGCGAGATCGCCGCGCAACTCGCCCGCGGATTCGCCCATCTCGGCGTCACCGGCGAAGACCTGGTGCGCGAGAACATCGCGGATGCCGACAAGCAGGTGTCGCTGATCGACGGGCTCGGCTTCGGCTATGCCGACGTCGTCGTGGCGGTGCCTCAGGCCTGGATCGACGTCCGCACCATGGCCGATCTCGACGACGTCACCACCGGCTTCCGCGAGCAGCATCACATGCGGATGCGGGTCGCGACCAAGTTCATCAATCTCACCCGCGCCTTCTTCCAGATCCACGGCATCACCGACTACCGCATCATCGAAAGCGCAGGCGCGACCGAGGGTGCGCCGGCGGCCGGCAGCGCCGAGCTGATCGTCGACATCACCACAACCGGGGCAACGCTCGCCGCCAACGGCTTGCGGGTGCTCGACGACGGCGTGATCCTGCGCAGCCAGGCCAATCTGGTCGCCTCGAAGCAGGCCGACTGGTCGCCGCAGGCCCGCGAGACCGCGCGCGTCATCCTCGATCAGATCGCGGCACGGGCGCGGGCCAACAAAAATCGTGAGGTCAGGACCCGCTTCCGACAATGCGACGCCACTCTGCTCGACGAAGCCCACGAGCGGTTCGGCGTCGAGGCCCCGTTCGGCGGACCGACCTCGTCGGGCATGCTGACGCTGCACTGCCCGCCGGGGCAGCTCTATGCGCTGGCAAGCTTCCTCCGCGCGCATGGCGCCGAGACCGTCTCGGTGGTCTCGCTGGACTACGTGTTCGACCGGGAGAACCCGCTGTTCGCCAAGCTCGAAGCGTTCCTGAGGCAGTGA